One stretch of Cygnus olor isolate bCygOlo1 chromosome 1, bCygOlo1.pri.v2, whole genome shotgun sequence DNA includes these proteins:
- the LOC121063752 gene encoding olfactory receptor 1020-like: MAGENQTRVTEFMLLGFSHGQPFLFVLFLVIYLVTLLGNFAILALVSLDPHLHNPMYFFLRHLSFLDICYSSVTVPKILANVLRSQATISYCGCLAQMFFLMACAGAECALLAVMAYDRYAAICQPLHYVHTMSRGVCTVAAAGCWLWGMLDSAVHTLLASKLSFCRAAHLQHIFCDAPPLLRAACSNTHPVEVALHAASFFVGLSPFLFVIISYLRILAAVLGMPVAAGQHKAFSTCSAHLLVVTLYFVTANLNYNRPSTGYSPVADTVVSALYCIVTPMLNPLIYSLRNQEVQRALQKALQGWGVWGSPGSNAGVVLAPHQLTVGNL, translated from the coding sequence ATGGCAGGAGAGAACCAGACTCGGGTGACAGAGTTCATGCTTCTGGGCTTTTCCCATGGCCAGCCCTTCCTCTTCGTCCTTTTTCTGGTTATTTACCTGGTCACACTTCTGGGGAATTTTGCAATACTTGCCCTTGTGTCCCTGGATCCCCATCTCCACAACCCTATGTACTTCTTCCTCAGACATCTGTCCTTCTTGGACATCTGCTACTCATCAGTGACAGTACCCAAGATCTTGGCAAATGTGCTGCGCTCACAGGCAACCATCTCCTACTGCGGGTGTCTGGCGCAAATGTTCTTCCTGATGGCATGCGCAGGGGCCGAGTGTGCACTCCTAGCTGTCATGGCCTATGATCGCTATGCAGCGATATGCCAGCCCTTGCACTATGTCCACACCATGAGCCGGGGTGTCTGCACAGTGGCAGCTGcgggctgctggctctggggtaTGTTGGATTCAGCCGTGCATACACTCCTGGCTTCTAAGCTgtccttctgcagggctgcccatCTCCAGCACATCTTCTGTGATGCTCCCCCGCTGCTGAGGGCAGCATGCAGCAACACCCACCCTGTCGAAGTGGCACTCCATGCTGCTAGCTTCTTTGTGGGCCTCAGCCCCTTCCTGTTTGTCATCATCTCCTACCTCCGTATCCTGGCTGCTGTCCTTGGGATGCCTGTGGCTGCTGGCCAGCACAAAGCCTTCTCCACTTGCTCTGCCCACCTGCTTGTGGTCACCTTGTACTTCGTAACAGCCAACCTGAACTACAACCGACCCAGCACTGGCTACTCACCAGTGGCTGACACAGTGGTCTCTGCGCTATACTGCATTGTCACCCCCATGCTGAATCCTCTCATCTACAGCCTCCGCAACCAGGAGGTGCAGAGGGCCCTGCAGAAAgccctgcagggatggggtgtGTGGGGCTCCCCAGGCAGCAATGCTGGTGTGGTATTGGCCCCTCATCAGCTGACTGTAGGAAATCTGTGA